In the genome of Raphanus sativus cultivar WK10039 chromosome 4, ASM80110v3, whole genome shotgun sequence, one region contains:
- the LOC130511537 gene encoding uncharacterized protein LOC130511537: MEPENCRPKRVKPYSKALPSLIKGTSLLGFHHKRDNKRSPARLEPRRRLPSSTTSRRRRSPPPARQPPIVPLAARAVDPEPPVVASLIPSLVTFSDLNLKVRLGGSRSRSPYGASCFSSSFTFRTISI, from the exons ATGGAACCCGAGAACTGCAGGCCCAAGAGAGTGAAACCCTACTCCAAAGCCCTCCCATCTCTTATAAAAGGGACATCACTCCTAGGGTTTCACCACAAGAGAGACAACAAGCGAAGCCCTGCCCGACTAGAACCTCGCCGCCGCCTCCCATCGTCGACGACCAGCCGCCGCCGCCGGTCACCGCCGCCCGCTCGCCAGCCACCGATCGTCCCGCTCGCAGCCCGAGCCGTCGATCCCGAGCCCCCAGTCGTCGCCTCCTTGATTCCTTCTCTTGTAACCTTCTCAGATCTGAACCTCAAG GTACGGCTGGGAGGGAGCAGGAGTAGGAGTCCGTATGGTGCCAGTTGTTTTTCAAGTTCTTTTACTTTTCGAACTATTtccatttga
- the LOC108848704 gene encoding probable glucuronoxylan glucuronosyltransferase IRX7: MITQKQRRTEKGLCFKHYYKWILCFSLTLYFVASFFVDHDQDDHPSSSSSSLSPSNPLITNPKPKLLASHAMFESKIHDKRLSFRLQRPNIRTDVFNNLKIYVYDLPSKFNTDWLANDRCSNHLFAAEVALHKALLSLDGDVRTQDPYEADFFFVPVYVSCNFSTVNGFPAIGHARPLIKEAIDLISAQYPFWNRTSGSDHVFTATHDFGSCFHTIEDRAVADGVPRMLRNSIVLQTFGVTYKHPCQEVENVVIPPYISPESLRKTLKNIPAAQERDIRVFFRGKMEIHPKNVSGRFYSKRIRTEIWRRYGGDRRFYLQRQRFTGYQSEIARSVFCLCPLGWAPWSPRLVESVALGCVPVIIADGIRLPFPSAVRWPDISLTVAERDVGKLGGILEHVAATNLSDIQKNLEDTSVRRALLFNVPPREGDCNIPGPAQNGTRELQAQESETLLQSPPISYKRDITPRVSPQERQQAKPCPTRTSPPPPIVDDQPPPPVTAARSPATDRPARSPSRRSRAPSRRLLDSFSCNLLRSEPQGTAGREQE, encoded by the exons ATGATTACACAGAAACAGAGAAGAACAGAGAAAGGTCTCTGTTTTAAGCACTACTACAAATGGATCCTCTGTTTTTCACTTACTCTATATTTTGTTGCTTCCTTTTTTGTCGATCATGACCAAGATGACCATCcttcatcctcttcttcttctttgtcgcCATCAAACCCTCTCATAactaaccctaaacccaagCTTCTCGCTTCTCATGCCATGTTTGAATCAAAAATCCATGACAAAAGACTTAGCTTTCGTCTTCAACGGCCCAACATCAGAACTG ATGTTTTCAACAATTTGAAGATCTACGTCTATGACTTGCCTTCCAAGTTCAACACAGATTGGTTAGCCAACGACAGATGCAGCAACCACCTCTTCGCTGCGGAGGTGGCTCTTCACAAAGCGTTGCTCAGCCTCGACGGAGACGTACGGACACAAGATCCCTACGAAGCCGACTTCTTCTTCGTCCCTGTCTACGTTTCTTGCAATTTCAGCACCGTCAATGGCTTTCCAGCGATTGGTCACGCCCGACCACTCATCAAGGAGGCCATAGACCTCATCTCTGCTCAATACCCGTTTTGGAATCGTACTAGTGGCTCTGACCACGTCTTCACCGCTACACACGACTTTGGCTCTTGCTTCCACACCATT gAGGATAGAGCAGTCGCTGATGGGGTACCAAGGATGTTGAGAAACTCTATAGTGTTGCAAACTTTTGGTGTAACTTATAAGCATCCATGCCAAGAGGTAGAGAACGTCGTGATACCACCGTACATCTCACCGGAAAGTTTGCGTAAGACTCTAAAGAATATTCCGGCAGCTCAAGAACGAGACATTAGAGTTTTCTTCCGCGGCAAGATGGAGATTCATCCCAAAAACGTCAGTGGACGCTTCTACAGCAA GCGAATAAGGACGGAGATATGGAGGCGTTACGGTGGTGACCGGCGGTTTTATCTCCAACGACAAAGATTTACCGGTTACCAGTCAGAAATAGCTCGTTCTGTTTTCTGTTTGTGTCCTCTAGGGTGGGCCCCATGGAGCCCGAGACTTGTTGAGTCGGTTGCACTCGGGTGCGTGCCGGTTATTATAGCCGACGGGATTCGTTTGCCGTTCCCATCCGCGGTGCGTTGGCCAGATATCTCGCTGACGGTGGCCGAGAGAGACGTCGGGAAACTCGGGGGTATTTTAGAGCACGTGGCGGCTACTAATTTGTCCGACATACAGAAGAACCTTGAGGATACGTCTGTTAGGCGGGCCCTTCTGTTTAACGTTCCTCCGCGAGAGGGAGATTGTAACATCCCGGGCCCGGCCCAAAATGGAACCCGAGAACTGCAGGCCCAAGAGAGTGAAACCCTACTCCAAAGCCCTCCCATCTCTTATAAAAGGGACATCACTCCTAGGGTTTCACCACAAGAGAGACAACAAGCGAAGCCCTGCCCGACTAGAACCTCGCCGCCGCCTCCCATCGTCGACGACCAGCCGCCGCCGCCGGTCACCGCCGCCCGCTCGCCAGCCACCGATCGTCCCGCTCGCAGCCCGAGCCGTCGATCCCGAGCCCCCAGTCGTCGCCTCCTTGATTCCTTCTCTTGTAACCTTCTCAGATCTGAACCTCAAG GTACGGCTGGGAGGGAGCAGGAGTAG
- the LOC108848242 gene encoding protein NUCLEAR FUSION DEFECTIVE 4, producing the protein MIQSGETVRFLIHLFNGRWFMVFASFLIMACAGATYLFGTYSKDIKSTLGYDQTTLNLLGFFKDLGANVGVMSGLIAEVTPTWFVLTIGSAMNFVGYFMIWLTVTGKVAKPKVWQMCLYICVGANSQNFANTGALVTCVKNFPESRGVMLGLLKGYVGLSGAIMTQLYFAIYGNDSKSLILLIAWLPAVVSLVFVYSIREKKVVRQRNELNVFYNFLYLSIFLALFLMAMNIAEKQVHFTKAAYTASATICCVLLFVPLTVAVKQEIEVWNMKKLPSAVEVESYHPKKELELVQEDKEMKSCFLTVFDPPPRGEDYTILQALLSLDMIILFVATFCGLGSSLTAVDNLGQIGESLGYPNHTVSSFVSLVSIWNYFGRVFSGFVSEYLLAKYKLPRPLMMTLVLLLSCAGHLLIAFPVPGSVYIASVLMGFSFGAQLPLLFAIISELFGLKYFSTLFNCGQLASPLGSYILNVRVTGMLYDREALKQLKARGLTRKDVKDLTCLGSQCYKLPFVILASVTFFGALVSLGLAIRTRKFYKGDIYKKFRETPESESGSVLVSDSRKS; encoded by the coding sequence ATGATTCAATCTGGCGAGACCGTACGATTCTTGATTCACCTCTTCAACGGAAGATGGTTCATGGTGTTTGCTTCTTTCCTCATCATGGCATGCGCTGGAGCCACTTATCTCTTCGGGACATACTCCAAAGACATCAAATCCACGCTCGGTTACGACCAGACGACGTTGAACCTGTTAGGTTTCTTCAAAGATCTCGGAGCAAACGTGGGAGTCATGTCCGGACTCATAGCCGAAGTCACACCGACTTGGTTCGTCCTAACCATCGGCTCCGCCATGAACTTCGTCGGCTACTTCATGATCTGGCTTACCGTCACAGGGAAAGTAGCCAAACCGAAGGTTTGGCAGATGTGTCTCTACATTTGCGTCGGAGCCAACTCTCAGAACTTTGCAAACACGGGAGCTTTGGTTACTTGCGTCAAGAACTTCCCTGAAAGCAGAGGAGTCATGCTTGGTTTGCTTAAGGGCTACGTAGGGTTGAGTGGAGCGATCATGACGCAGCTTTACTTTGCTATTTACGGTAACGACTCAAAGTCTTTGATTCTGTTGATCGCTTGGCTACCCGCTGTGGTCTCCCTCGTGTTTGTGTATTCCATAAGAGAGAAGAAGGTCGTGAGGCAGAGGAACGAGCTCAACGTGTTCTACAATTTTCTATATCTCTCCATCTTCTTGGCTTTGTTCCTCATGGCTATGAACATCGCTGAGAAGCAAGTTCACTTCACCAAAGCCGCTTACACGGCTAGCGCTACGATCTGTTGTGTCTTGCTCTTTGTGCCTCTTACGGTTGCGGTTAAGCAAGAGATCGAAGTATGGAACATGAAGAAGTTGCCAAGCGCGGTCGAGGTTGAGAGCTACCACCCCAAGAAAGAACTTGAACTTGTTCAAGAAGACAAGGAGATGAAGTCTTGTTTCTTGACGGTTTTTGACCCACCGCCAAGAGGGGAAGATTACACAATCCTACAAGCATTGCTAAGTCTCGACATGATCATCTTATTTGTCGCCACTTTCTGCGGTTTAGGGTCGAGCTTGACGGCTGTGGACAACCTAGGACAGATAGGGGAATCCCTAGGTTACCCTAACCATACGGTTAGCTCATTTGTTTCTCTAGTTAGCATATGGAACTACTTCGGTCGAGTCTTCTCCGGTTTTGTCTCGGAATACTTGCTCGCCAAGTATAAACTACCCCGACCGCTCATGATGACGTTAGTCCTTTTATTGAGCTGCGCGGGACACCTTCTCATCGCGTTCCCTGTCCCTGGCTCGGTGTACATAGCGTCCGTTCTAATGGGATTCTCTTTCGGTGCGCAGCTTCCTTTGCTCTTTGCCATCATCTCGGAGCTTTTCGGGCTCAAGTACTTCTCTACGTTGTTCAACTGCGGACAGCTCGCTAGCCCGCTCGGGTCTTACATCTTGAACGTTCGTGTCACGGGGATGCTTTACGATAGAGAGGCCTTGAAGCAGCTAAAAGCTAGAGGGCTAACGAGAAAAGATGTCAAGGACTTGACTTGCTTAGGAAGTCAATGTTATAAACTGCCGTTTGTGATTTTGGCTTCAGTGACCTTCTTTGGAGCGCTTGTGTCTTTGGGTCTAGCGATAAGGACGAGAAAGTTTTACAAAGGTGATATTTACAAGAAGTTTAGGGAGACTCCtgaatctgaatctggatcTGTATTGGTCTCTGATTCAAGAAAGTCTTGA
- the LOC108853208 gene encoding transcription factor FER-LIKE IRON DEFICIENCY-INDUCED TRANSCRIPTION FACTOR-like, translated as MERRVNALSNLNDLEVYNFLVDPNFDQLINFIRGDDQAIENPPLDFDLGGHLQNNSCFIDQNQFVPTPVVDLFNELPDLGSNVTESFHSFEGESVKPDGDDNDYNDGDDSSATTTNNDGSRKTKTDRSRTLISERRRRSRMKDKLYALRSLVPNITKMDKASIVGDAVLYVQELQSQAKKLKADIGGLEASLNSTGGYQEPAPDAHKIQTFQSIKPPSKNIIEMDVIQVEEKGFYVRLVCNKGVGVAPSLYKSLESLTSFQVQNSNLSSPSPDRYLLTYALDGTCFKQSLNLPNLKLWITGSLLNQGFEFAKTFT; from the exons ATGGAAAGAAGAGTCAACGCTCTTTCAAACCTAAACGACCTAGAAGTATACAACTTCTTGGTCGATCCAAACTTCGATCAGTTAATTAATTTCATCAGAGGAGATGATCAAGCCATCGAAAACCCACCTCTCGATTTCGATCTTGGTGGTCATTTACAAAACAACTCATGTTTCATCGACCAGAACCAGTTTGTCCCAACACCTGTCGTTGACCTGTTCAACGAACTGCCTGACTTAGGTTCCAAtgtcactgaatccttccataGCTTCGAGGGCGAGAGTGTCAAACCTGACGGTGACGACAACGATTACAACGATGGAGACGATTCTTCGGCTACCACAACGAATAATGATGGAAGCCGTAAAACGAAGACGGATAGGTCGAGGACTTTGATCTccgagaggaggaggagaagtcGAATGAAGGACAAGCTCTACGCATTGAGATCTCTTGTTCCGAACATTACGAAG ATGGATAAAGCATCCATTGTGGGAGACGCGGTGTTGTATGTTCAAGAATTGCAATCACAAGCCAAGAAACTCAAAGCCGATATCGGGGGCCTTGAAGCTTCTTTAAACTCTACTGGAGGGTACCAAGAACCTGCACCAGACGCTCACAAGATTCAAACTTTTCAGAGTATTAAGCCTCCTTCCAAGAATATCATTGAG ATGGATGTTATTCAAGTGGAAGAGAAAGGATTTTATGTGAGATTGGTGTGTAATAAAGGAGTAGGTGTTGCTCCATCACTCTACAAGTCTTTGGAATCTCTTACAAGTTTCCAAGTGCAAAACTCCAACCTAAGTTCTCCTTCTCCTGACCGATACCTTTTAACATATGCTTTAGAT GGGACATGTTTCAAACAGAGCTTGAACTTGCCTAACCTGAAGCTGTGGATCACTGGATCACTTCTAAACCAAGGTTTTGAATTCGCCAAAACATTCACTTAA
- the LOC108850848 gene encoding cation/H(+) antiporter 8-like, whose translation METLGNTSDPINGLPEPDFKGVGSSGSGLDNVGLEGDVSWVYEMAWYGEAVRADGYVCEEHPAKLSSDGVWEKLIYEGHGIRFWHYRLPNLELVILIVFILWQFFNILFRKMGLKIPKFTSMMLAGLLLNVLLIISGNTSVIQELLFPKNRVDIPGCLGSFAFMIFWFLKGVKMDVKRILKAEAKARVTGVAAVIFPILVGAAIYMSKTVSERTLLAKPYHHLLLMESLTSFSGIARLLRDLDMNHSSLGRVALSAALVSDMVGLSFMLALIPYLTPSAIGIFLLIEVFFYLFLCFGVARPIMLKIIKRKREGRPIDDKYIYGIIIMVCLACMYWHDIDQFPALGAFIFGLAIPNGPPIGSELVERLESFNFGLILPLFVTSSMLRTDISAWKDCFSEDRKFAVASLIVLVFLLKLSVTVIVPYLYKMPLRDSVVLSLIMCNKGIIELSFYLFLYSGQLLTRDTFSILALSIVLNSFIIPMTIGFLYDPTKQFLCYQTRNLAIMKNTGELKTLVCIHRPDHISSMINLLEASYQSEESPLTCYVLHLVELQGQDVPTLISHKVQKLGVGTGKTYSENVILSFEHFHRYVCSSISIDTFTCIANPSHMQDDICSLALDKTATLIILPFHRTWSLDRTSIVSDSEMIRFLNFNVMKQAPCSVGILIERHLMKKQDLQENLKVCAIFVGGKDDREALAFAKRMARQENVILTVLRLLAAGKNRETTGWDQMLDTVDLREVMRSNEPGTLKEEVSTIYLEQEIADGADMSMLLRSMAFDYDLFIVGRTCGENHEATRGIENWCEFEELGVIGDFLASPDFPSKTSVLVFQQQRTVSQ comes from the exons ATGGAAACACTGGGAAATACGTCGGATCCAATAAATGGGTTGCCGGAGCCGGATTTTAAGGGAGTGGGCAGTTCAGGAAGCGGACTCGACAATGTCGGTTTGGAGGGTGATGTAAGTTGGGTATATGAAATGGCTTGGTATGGTGAAGCTGTAAGAGCTGATGGATATGTATGCGAGGAACATCCTGCCAAGTTGTCTTCCGATGGTGTTTGGGAGAAACTGATTTACGAAGGACATGGTATTCGCTTTTGGCATTATCGTCTTCCTAATCTAGAGTTGGTCATATTGATTGTGTTCATCCTCTGGCAATTCTTTAACATCTTGTTCAGGAAAATGGGTCTTAAGATTCCCAAGTTCACCTCTATGATGCTT GCGGGGTTACTATTGAACGTTCTACTTATTATTTCGGGAAACACGTCGGTTATTCAAGAGTTATTGTTCCCTAAAAATAGAGTCGATATTCCGGGATGCCTTGGATCATTTGCCTTCATGATATTTTGGTTCCTCAAGGGTGTGAAAATGGACGTGAAGAGAATCCTCAAGGCTGAAGCAAAGGCAAGAGTAACTGGAGTTGCTGCGGTTATTTTCCCTATACTAGTTGGTGCCGCGATTTACATGTCAAAAACAGTTTCGGAACGAACGCTCCTAGCCAAACCGTATCACCATTTGTTGCTAATGGAGAGCCTCACGTCTTTTTCGGGAATCGCAAGGCTCTTGAGAGACCTCGACATGAACCACTCATCTCTTGGTCGGGTGGCTTTATCCGCAGCCTTAGTCTCTGATATGGTGGGACTCTCCTTCATGCTGGCATTGATTCCTTATCTTACGCCAAGTGCTATTGGCATTTTTTTACTTATAGAGGTTTTTTTCtatctcttcctctgttttggTGTTGCGAGGCCCATCATGTTAAAGATAATCAAAAGAAAACGTGAAGGGAGACCCATCGACGACAAGTACATCTACGGGATCATCATCATGGTTTGTTTAGCGTGTATGTATTGGCACGATATCGACCAGTTTCCTGCACTTGGAGCCTTCATATTTGGTCTCGCCATTCCCAATGGACCTCCTATTGGTTCTGAACTGGTTGAGCGTCTAGAGAGCTTCAACTTTGGTCTTATATTGCCTCTCTTCGTTACATCCAGTATGCTCAGGACTGATATCAGCGCTTGGAAAGATTGTTTTAGCGAGGACCGGAAATTCGCGGTTGCGTCTCTCATCGTACTCGTCTTCTTGTTGAAGCTCTCCGTCACAGTGATCGTACCTTACCTCTATAAAATGCCACTGAGAGACTCTGTCGTTCTTTCCCTTATCATGTGCAATAAGGGTATCATCGAACTAAGTTTCTACCTATTCTTGTACAGCGGCCAG CTTTTGACCAGAGATACCTTCTCGATCCTAGCCTTGTCCATCGTCCTCAACTCCTTCATCATACCAATGACGATCGGATTTCTCTACGACCCAACGAAGCAATTCTTGTGCTACCAAACTAGAAACTTAGCAATTATGAAAAACACTGGAGAGCTAAAGACTCTTGTATGCATCCATAGACCGGACCACATATCTTCCATGATCAACCTTCTAGAAGCTTCTTATCAATCCGAGGAGAGCCCTCTTACTTGCTACGTACTTCACCTCGTCGAGTTACAAGGTCAAGATGTCCCCACTTTGATCTCACACAAAGTCCAGAAACTTGGAGTCGGGACGGGGAAAACATACTCGGAAAACGTCATCCTCTCTTTCGAACATTTCCACCGTTACGTGTGCAGTTCCATTTCCATCGACACGTTCACATGCATCGCAAACCCCAGCCACATGCAAGATGATATTTGTTCGCTAGCTCTCGATAAAACCGCCACGCTTATCATTCTTCCTTTCCACCGGACTTGGTCTCTCGACCGAACATCCATCGTCTCCGACAGTGAAATGATCAGATTTCTCAACTTTAACGTCATGAAACAAGCTCCTTGTTCTGTCGGCATCCTTATCGAACGACATCTTATGAAAAAACAAGATCTTCAAGAAAACCTCAAG GTTTGTGCTATATTTGTGGGAGGAAAAGACGATAGGGAAGCATTGGCCTTCGCGAAGAGAATGGCTCGTCAAGAGAACGTGATACTTACCGTTCTACGCCTCCTAGCAGCAGGAAAGAACAGAGAAACGACAGGATGGGACCAAATGCTTGACACCGTGGACCTAAGAGAGGTGATGCGAAGCAATGAACCAGGAACGCTAAAAGAAGAAGTTTCAACAATTTACTTGGAACAAGAGATAGCAGATGGAGCAGATATGTCAATGCTTCTACGTTCCATGGCTTTTGATTACGACCTTTTTATTGTTGGAAGAACATGCGGTGAGAACCACGAGGCAACCAGAGGGATAGAGAATTGGTGTGAGTTTGAGGAGCTTGGAGTCATTGGTGATTTCCTGGCCTCACCAGATTTCCCGAGCAAAACATCCGTGTTAGTATTTCAACAACAACGAACGGTTAGCCAATAA